Proteins encoded by one window of Streptomyces sp. NBC_01571:
- a CDS encoding protein-tyrosine-phosphatase, with protein sequence MRGIGTGSAGSNGSPGGSFRILHVSTGNVCRSPITERLTRHALADRLGDPLWGGLIVESAGTWGHEGAPMEANAETVLADFGADASGFVGRELLDDHVIRADLVLTATRDHRAQVISMGHSAGLRTFTLKEFTRLVRAIDTATLPPLEDGVVERARALVRAAAALRGWLLAPTAEADEVYDPYGAPLPFFRSIGDEINEALDPVVTALTGVRASA encoded by the coding sequence ATGCGTGGCATAGGTACGGGGAGCGCGGGGTCCAATGGTTCCCCCGGGGGGTCCTTCCGCATCCTCCACGTCAGCACCGGCAACGTGTGCCGCTCGCCGATCACCGAGCGGCTGACCCGTCATGCCCTCGCCGACCGGCTCGGCGACCCGCTGTGGGGCGGCCTGATCGTGGAGAGCGCCGGCACCTGGGGCCACGAGGGCGCGCCCATGGAGGCCAACGCCGAGACGGTCCTCGCGGACTTCGGCGCGGACGCCTCGGGCTTCGTCGGCCGCGAGCTCCTCGACGACCACGTCATCAGGGCCGACCTGGTCCTGACGGCCACCCGCGACCACCGCGCCCAGGTCATCTCCATGGGCCACTCGGCGGGTCTGCGCACCTTCACGCTGAAGGAGTTCACGCGTCTCGTACGGGCCATAGACACGGCGACGCTGCCCCCGCTGGAGGACGGCGTGGTCGAACGCGCTCGTGCCCTGGTGCGGGCCGCGGCGGCGCTGCGCGGGTGGCTGCTGGCGCCGACGGCGGAGGCGGACGAGGTGTACGACCCCTACGGTGCGCCGCTGCCCTTCTTCCGGTCCATCGGGGACGAGATCAACGAGGCGCTGGACCCGGTCGTGACGGCGCTGACGGGCGTGCGGGCGAGCGCCTGA
- the glyA gene encoding serine hydroxymethyltransferase, which yields MPVTHTLEADVLRRQDPELAEVLLGELVRQSTSLQLIAAENFTSPAVLAALGSPLANKYAEGYPGARHHGGCEIVDVAERMAVERARALFGADHANVQSHSGSSAVLATYAALLRPGDTVLAMGLPFGGHLTHGSPANFSGRWFDFVGYGVERESGRIDYAQVRALARTHRPKAIVCGSISYPRHIDYALFREIADEAGAYLIADAAHPIGLVAGGAAPSPLPYADVVCATTHKVLRGPRGGMILCGAELAERVDRAVFPFTQGGAQMNTIAAKAVAFGEAATPAFTAYAHQVVANARALAERLAAEGLALTTGGTDTHMLTADPAPFGLDGRTARGRLAAAGMVLDTCALPYGETRGLRLGTAAMTTQGMGEMEMAQVAAVFAAVLRGGKDSRTAREEVRELTGRFPPYPDL from the coding sequence ATGCCGGTCACACACACGCTGGAAGCGGATGTCCTGCGTCGACAGGACCCGGAACTCGCCGAGGTCCTGCTCGGGGAGCTGGTGCGGCAGTCGACGTCGTTGCAGCTGATCGCGGCCGAGAACTTCACCTCGCCGGCCGTGCTGGCCGCCCTCGGGTCGCCGCTCGCCAACAAGTACGCCGAGGGATACCCCGGCGCCCGTCACCACGGCGGCTGCGAGATCGTCGACGTCGCCGAACGGATGGCCGTGGAGCGCGCCAGGGCCCTGTTCGGCGCCGATCACGCGAACGTGCAGTCCCACTCCGGATCGTCGGCCGTACTGGCCACGTACGCCGCCCTGCTGCGCCCCGGCGACACCGTGCTCGCCATGGGGCTGCCGTTCGGCGGTCACCTCACGCACGGGTCGCCGGCGAACTTCTCCGGCCGCTGGTTCGACTTCGTCGGCTACGGGGTGGAGCGGGAGTCCGGGCGGATCGACTACGCGCAGGTGCGGGCGCTGGCCCGGACGCACCGCCCCAAGGCCATCGTCTGCGGCTCCATCTCCTATCCCCGGCACATCGACTACGCCCTCTTCCGGGAGATCGCCGACGAGGCGGGCGCCTATCTCATCGCCGACGCCGCCCATCCCATCGGGCTGGTCGCCGGGGGAGCGGCGCCCAGCCCGTTGCCGTACGCCGACGTGGTCTGCGCGACGACCCACAAGGTGCTGCGCGGGCCACGCGGCGGCATGATCCTGTGCGGCGCGGAACTGGCGGAGCGCGTCGACCGCGCCGTCTTCCCGTTCACCCAGGGCGGCGCGCAGATGAACACGATCGCCGCCAAGGCCGTCGCGTTCGGCGAGGCGGCGACGCCCGCGTTCACCGCGTACGCCCATCAGGTGGTGGCCAACGCGCGGGCGCTGGCCGAGCGGCTGGCGGCGGAGGGACTCGCCCTGACCACGGGCGGCACGGACACCCACATGCTGACCGCCGACCCGGCGCCGTTCGGCCTCGACGGGCGGACCGCACGCGGTCGGCTCGCCGCCGCCGGAATGGTCCTCGACACCTGTGCGCTGCCGTACGGGGAGACGCGGGGCCTGCGGCTGGGCACCGCGGCGATGACCACGCAGGGCATGGGCGAGATGGAGATGGCGCAGGTCGCGGCGGTGTTCGCGGCGGTGCTGCGGGGTGGGAAGGACAGCAGGACCGCGCGTGAAGAAGTGCGGGAGCTCACCGGAAGATTTCCGCCCTATCCGGACCTCTGA
- a CDS encoding MraY family glycosyltransferase, with the protein MREYLLTLCVTAAVTYLLTGPVRKFAIVAGAMPQIRARDVHREPTPRLGGIAMFFGLCAGLLVADHLTNLNAVFSNSNEPRALLSGAALIWLIGVLDDKFEIDALIKLGGQMIAAGVMVMQGLTILWLPIPGVGLVALTQWQGTLLTVALVVITINAVNFVDGLDGLAAGMVCIASAAFFLYAYRIWYSYGIEAAAPATLFAAILMGMCLGFLPHNMHPARIFMGDSGSMLIGLVLAAGAISITGQIDPDVMNLFTGSPRNTVHQTVPVFIPLLLPLTIIAIPAADLVLAIVRRTWRGQSPFAADRGHLHHRLLEVGHSHSRAVLIMYFWSALIAFGALAYSVNSGAMWSVLGIAAFSAVGLVLLLLPRFTPRAPRWAEHLVPPRYRRRRAATSAVPVDGAEAAQDADHEERAPVVVGVSGVNGATAIGTRPRVLDRRGAESSR; encoded by the coding sequence GTGCGTGAATATCTGCTGACGCTCTGTGTCACGGCCGCGGTGACGTATCTGCTGACCGGGCCGGTACGGAAGTTCGCGATCGTGGCCGGAGCCATGCCGCAGATCCGGGCACGGGACGTGCACCGGGAACCCACACCGCGGCTCGGCGGCATCGCGATGTTCTTCGGTCTGTGCGCCGGACTGCTGGTCGCCGACCACCTGACGAACCTCAACGCGGTCTTCTCCAACTCCAACGAGCCGCGCGCGCTGCTCTCCGGGGCGGCACTGATCTGGCTGATCGGTGTACTGGACGACAAGTTCGAGATCGACGCCCTGATCAAGCTGGGCGGTCAGATGATCGCCGCGGGTGTGATGGTCATGCAGGGTCTGACGATCCTGTGGCTGCCGATCCCCGGTGTCGGCCTGGTGGCCCTCACCCAGTGGCAGGGCACCCTGCTGACGGTGGCGCTGGTGGTCATCACGATCAACGCCGTGAACTTCGTCGACGGGCTCGACGGGCTCGCCGCCGGCATGGTGTGCATCGCCTCCGCCGCGTTCTTCCTGTACGCCTACCGCATCTGGTACAGCTACGGCATCGAGGCCGCCGCCCCGGCGACGCTGTTCGCGGCGATCCTGATGGGCATGTGCCTGGGCTTCCTGCCGCACAACATGCACCCGGCGCGGATCTTCATGGGGGACTCCGGCTCGATGCTGATCGGGCTGGTGCTGGCCGCCGGCGCGATCAGTATCACGGGGCAGATCGACCCCGACGTGATGAACCTCTTCACCGGCTCCCCGCGCAACACCGTGCACCAGACGGTGCCCGTCTTCATCCCGCTGCTGCTGCCGCTGACGATCATCGCCATCCCGGCCGCCGACCTCGTGCTCGCCATCGTGCGGCGCACCTGGCGCGGACAGTCGCCGTTCGCCGCCGACCGCGGGCATCTGCACCACCGTCTGCTGGAGGTCGGCCACTCGCACAGCCGGGCCGTGCTGATCATGTACTTCTGGTCGGCGCTCATCGCCTTCGGAGCCCTCGCCTACTCGGTGAACTCGGGAGCCATGTGGAGCGTGCTCGGTATCGCCGCGTTCAGCGCGGTCGGGCTGGTGCTGCTCCTGTTGCCGCGCTTCACACCGCGCGCTCCGCGCTGGGCCGAGCACCTCGTGCCGCCGCGCTACCGGCGTCGTCGCGCCGCCACCTCGGCGGTCCCGGTCGACGGGGCCGAGGCGGCGCAGGACGCCGACCACGAAGAGCGAGCGCCGGTCGTCGTCGGAGTCTCAGGAGTCAACGGGGCGACGGCAATTGGCACTCGTCCGCGCGTCCTGGACCGTCGCGGGGCCGAAAGTTCACGCTGA
- the atpB gene encoding F0F1 ATP synthase subunit A, which yields MSADPTQVLAFETDCHIFDGCGFPAPGLHSFLFKPLLGDGDSNLYFNKTMLLALLGSIIIVGFFWAAFRKPKVVPGKLQMVAETGYDFVRRGIVYETIGKKEGEKYVPLVVSLFFFVWMMNLWSIVPVAQFPVTAIISYPVVLALIVYVLWVSLTFKRHGFVGALKNFTGYDKSLGPVLPLAMLIEFFSNLIVRPFTHAVRLFANMFAGHTLLLLFTIASWYLLNGIGIAYAGVSFIMVIVMTAFELFIQALQAYVFVLLTCSFIQGALAEHH from the coding sequence GTGAGTGCTGACCCGACGCAGGTGCTCGCCTTCGAGACCGACTGCCACATCTTCGACGGCTGTGGCTTCCCGGCTCCCGGCCTGCACTCGTTCCTGTTCAAGCCCCTCTTGGGCGACGGGGACAGCAACTTGTACTTCAACAAGACGATGCTGCTGGCGCTGCTCGGCTCGATCATCATCGTCGGCTTCTTCTGGGCGGCCTTCCGCAAGCCGAAGGTCGTCCCGGGCAAGCTCCAGATGGTCGCCGAGACGGGTTACGACTTCGTCCGGCGCGGCATCGTCTACGAGACCATCGGCAAGAAGGAAGGCGAGAAGTACGTACCGCTCGTCGTCTCGCTCTTCTTCTTCGTCTGGATGATGAACCTCTGGTCGATCGTGCCGGTCGCCCAGTTCCCGGTCACGGCGATCATCTCGTACCCCGTGGTGCTGGCCCTGATCGTCTACGTCCTGTGGGTCTCGCTGACCTTCAAGCGTCATGGCTTCGTCGGCGCCCTCAAGAACTTCACGGGATACGACAAGTCGCTCGGCCCCGTGCTGCCGCTGGCCATGCTCATCGAGTTCTTCTCGAACCTGATCGTCCGGCCCTTCACGCACGCGGTGCGACTCTTCGCGAACATGTTCGCCGGCCACACCCTGCTGCTGCTGTTCACGATCGCCAGCTGGTACCTGCTCAACGGCATCGGGATCGCCTACGCGGGCGTCTCGTTCATCATGGTCATCGTCATGACGGCCTTCGAGCTGTTCATCCAGGCCCTGCAGGCGTATGTGTTCGTGCTGCTGACCTGCTCCTTCATCCAGGGCGCGCTGGCCGAGCACCACTGA
- the atpE gene encoding ATP synthase F0 subunit C translates to MSQTLAAVSGSLGSIGYGLAAIGPGVGVGIIFGNGTQALARQPEAAGLIRANQILGFAFCEALALIGLVMPFVYGV, encoded by the coding sequence ATGTCCCAGACCCTTGCCGCTGTCTCCGGCTCGCTCGGCTCGATCGGTTACGGCCTCGCGGCCATCGGCCCCGGCGTCGGCGTCGGCATCATCTTCGGTAACGGCACCCAGGCGCTCGCCCGTCAGCCTGAGGCCGCCGGTCTGATCCGCGCCAACCAGATTCTCGGCTTCGCCTTCTGTGAGGCGCTCGCCCTCATCGGTCTGGTCATGCCGTTCGTCTACGGCGTGTGA
- a CDS encoding F0F1 ATP synthase subunit B — protein sequence MSQLLILAAEQENPLVPPIPELVIGLIAFVIVFGFLAKKLLPNINKVLDERREAIEGGIEKAEAAQTEAQSVLEQYKAQLAEARHEAARLRQEAQEQGATLIAEMRAEGQRQREEIIAAGHSQIEADRKSAAQALRQDVGKLATDLAGKLVGESLEDYARQSRVIDRFLDELEEKAEATR from the coding sequence ATGAGCCAGCTGCTCATTCTGGCGGCCGAGCAGGAGAACCCGCTCGTCCCGCCGATCCCTGAGCTTGTCATCGGCCTGATCGCCTTCGTCATCGTCTTCGGCTTCCTCGCCAAGAAGCTCCTTCCGAACATCAACAAGGTTCTGGACGAGCGCCGCGAGGCCATCGAGGGCGGTATCGAGAAGGCCGAGGCCGCTCAGACCGAGGCCCAGAGCGTGCTGGAGCAGTACAAGGCCCAGCTCGCCGAAGCCCGGCACGAGGCCGCGCGGCTGCGCCAGGAGGCGCAGGAGCAGGGCGCCACGCTCATCGCCGAGATGCGCGCGGAAGGCCAGCGGCAGCGTGAGGAGATCATCGCCGCCGGCCACTCGCAGATCGAGGCCGACCGCAAGTCCGCTGCCCAGGCGCTGCGCCAGGACGTGGGCAAGCTCGCCACCGACCTGGCCGGCAAGCTCGTCGGTGAGTCCCTCGAGGACTACGCCCGGCAGAGCCGCGTCATCGACCGCTTCCTCGACGAGCTCGAGGAGAAGGCCGAGGCGACTCGATGA
- a CDS encoding F0F1 ATP synthase subunit delta yields the protein MTAHGASREAFAAARERLDALTDSTSVDAAQLADELAAVTALLDREVSLRRVLTDPAQPGEAKAELAQRLLGGQVSGPTADLVAGLVRSRWSRSRNLVDTLEELANIADLTAAQRANTLDDVEDELFRFGRIVSSNTELRAALTDRAASKAAKSELVHSLLGGRANATTERLVTRLVTAPRGRSLEAGLESLSKLAAERRDRMVAVVTSAVPLSDGQKQRLGAALAKLYGRAMHLNLDVDPEVLGGIRVQVGDEVINGAIADRLDDAGRRMAG from the coding sequence ATGACAGCGCACGGAGCGAGCCGCGAGGCATTCGCTGCAGCCCGTGAGCGTCTCGACGCGCTGACGGACTCGACGTCCGTGGACGCGGCACAGCTCGCCGACGAGCTGGCCGCCGTCACCGCACTGCTCGACCGCGAGGTGTCGCTGCGTCGGGTCCTGACCGACCCGGCGCAGCCCGGTGAGGCCAAGGCCGAGCTGGCCCAGCGCCTGCTGGGCGGCCAGGTCAGCGGTCCGACCGCGGACCTGGTGGCCGGCCTGGTGCGCTCGCGCTGGTCGCGGTCGCGCAACCTGGTGGACACGCTGGAGGAACTGGCGAACATCGCCGACCTCACGGCCGCCCAGCGGGCGAACACGCTCGACGACGTCGAGGACGAGCTGTTCCGGTTCGGCCGGATCGTCTCCTCGAACACCGAGCTGCGTGCCGCGCTGACCGACCGCGCCGCCTCGAAGGCGGCCAAGAGCGAGCTGGTCCACAGCCTGCTCGGCGGCCGTGCCAACGCGACCACCGAGCGTCTGGTGACGCGCCTTGTGACCGCGCCGCGTGGACGTAGCCTGGAGGCGGGACTCGAGTCCCTGTCCAAGCTCGCCGCCGAGCGCCGGGACCGCATGGTCGCCGTCGTCACCTCGGCGGTCCCGCTGAGCGACGGCCAGAAGCAGCGCCTCGGCGCCGCCCTGGCGAAGCTCTACGGCCGCGCGATGCACCTCAACCTCGACGTGGACCCCGAGGTCCTCGGCGGGATCCGGGTGCAGGTCGGTGACGAGGTCATCAACGGCGCCATCGCGGACCGGCTCGACGACGCCGGCCGCCGCATGGCCGGCTAG
- the atpA gene encoding F0F1 ATP synthase subunit alpha, with the protein MAELTIRPEEIRDALENFVQSYQPDAASREEVGTVTVAGDGIAKIEGLPSAMANELLKFEDGTLGLALNLEEREIGAVVLGEFSGIEEGQPVQRTGEVLSVAVGEGYLGRVVDPLGNPIDGLGEIETSGRRALELQAPGVMVRKSVHEPMETGYKAVDAMTPVGRGQRQLIIGDRQTGKTALAVDTIINQRDNWRSGDPKKQVRCIYVAIGQKGSTIASVRGALEEAGALEYTTIVAAPASDPAGFKYLAPYTGSAIGQHWMYEGKHVLIIFDDLSKQADAYRAVSLLLRRPPGREAYPGDVFYLHSRLLERCAKLSDEMGAGSMTGLPIVETKANDVSAFIPTNVISITDGQCFLESDLFNAGQRPALNVGISVSRVGGSAQHKAMKQVSGRLRLDLAQYRELEAFAAFGSDLDAASKSQLERGQRLVELLKQAQYQPMPTEDQVVSVWAGTTGKMDDVPVSDVRRFEKELLEYLHRKEQGLMTSIKEGGKMSDDTLTAIADAIADFKKQFETSDGKLLGEDAPAAAK; encoded by the coding sequence ATGGCGGAGCTCACGATCCGGCCGGAGGAGATCCGGGACGCGCTGGAGAACTTTGTCCAGTCGTACCAGCCGGACGCGGCCTCGCGCGAGGAGGTCGGTACGGTCACCGTCGCCGGCGACGGTATTGCCAAGATCGAGGGTCTTCCCTCGGCCATGGCGAACGAGCTGCTGAAGTTCGAGGACGGGACCCTCGGTCTCGCGCTGAACCTGGAAGAGCGCGAGATCGGTGCGGTCGTCCTCGGCGAGTTCAGCGGCATCGAGGAGGGCCAGCCGGTGCAGCGCACCGGTGAGGTACTGTCCGTCGCCGTGGGCGAGGGCTACCTCGGTCGCGTCGTCGACCCGCTCGGCAACCCGATCGACGGCCTCGGCGAGATCGAGACGTCCGGCCGCCGCGCCCTCGAGCTGCAGGCCCCGGGCGTCATGGTCCGCAAGTCGGTGCACGAGCCGATGGAGACCGGCTACAAGGCCGTCGACGCGATGACCCCGGTCGGCCGCGGCCAGCGTCAGCTGATCATCGGTGACCGTCAGACCGGCAAGACCGCGCTGGCCGTCGACACGATCATCAACCAGCGCGACAACTGGCGCTCGGGCGACCCGAAGAAGCAGGTCCGCTGCATCTACGTCGCCATCGGTCAGAAGGGTTCGACCATCGCCTCCGTGCGTGGCGCCCTCGAAGAGGCCGGCGCGCTCGAGTACACGACCATCGTCGCCGCCCCGGCGTCCGACCCGGCCGGCTTCAAGTACCTGGCGCCGTACACCGGTTCGGCCATCGGTCAGCACTGGATGTACGAGGGCAAGCACGTCCTCATCATCTTCGACGACCTCTCGAAGCAGGCCGACGCCTACCGCGCCGTCTCCCTGCTGCTGCGCCGTCCGCCGGGCCGCGAGGCCTACCCCGGTGACGTCTTCTACCTGCACTCCCGTCTGCTGGAGCGCTGCGCGAAGCTCTCCGACGAGATGGGCGCCGGTTCGATGACGGGTCTGCCGATCGTCGAGACCAAGGCGAACGACGTGTCGGCGTTCATCCCGACCAACGTCATCTCCATCACCGACGGCCAGTGCTTCCTGGAGTCCGACCTGTTCAACGCCGGCCAGCGTCCGGCCCTGAACGTCGGTATCTCGGTCTCCCGTGTCGGTGGCTCCGCCCAGCACAAGGCGATGAAGCAGGTCTCCGGCCGGCTCCGCCTCGACCTGGCCCAGTACCGCGAGCTGGAGGCGTTCGCCGCCTTCGGTTCCGACCTGGACGCCGCGTCGAAGTCGCAGCTGGAGCGCGGTCAGCGACTGGTCGAGCTGCTCAAGCAGGCTCAGTACCAGCCGATGCCGACCGAGGACCAGGTCGTCTCCGTGTGGGCCGGTACCACCGGCAAGATGGACGACGTGCCGGTCTCCGACGTCCGCCGCTTCGAGAAGGAGCTCCTGGAGTACCTGCACCGCAAGGAGCAGGGCCTCATGACCTCCATCAAGGAGGGCGGCAAGATGTCGGACGACACCCTCACCGCCATCGCGGACGCCATCGCGGACTTCAAGAAGCAGTTCGAGACCTCGGACGGGAAGCTTCTCGGCGAGGACGCCCCGGCCGCTGCCAAGTGA
- a CDS encoding F0F1 ATP synthase subunit gamma, protein MGAQLRVYKRRIRSVTATKKITKAMEMIAASRVVKAQRKVAASAPYATELTRAVTAVGTGSNTKHPLTTEAETATRSAVLLLTSDRGLAGAFNSNAIKAAELLTARLEAEGKEVDTYIVGRRGLAHYNFRERKVAESWSGFTDEPTYADAKKVAGPLIEAIEKETADGGVDELHIVYTEFVSMMTQTAIDGRLLPLRLEEVAEEAPTGEILPLYEFEPSAEDVLDALLPRYVESRIYNALLQSAASKHAATRRAMKSATDNAGDLITTLSRLANAARQAEITQEISEIVGGSAALADATAGSDK, encoded by the coding sequence ATGGGAGCCCAGCTCCGGGTCTACAAGCGTCGCATCCGATCCGTCACCGCGACCAAGAAGATCACCAAGGCGATGGAGATGATCGCCGCCTCGCGCGTCGTCAAGGCGCAGCGCAAGGTGGCGGCCTCCGCGCCGTACGCGACCGAGCTCACCCGCGCGGTCACGGCGGTCGGTACGGGTTCGAACACCAAGCACCCGCTGACCACGGAGGCGGAGACGGCGACCCGTTCCGCGGTGCTGCTCCTCACGAGCGACCGCGGACTGGCCGGCGCCTTCAACTCCAACGCCATCAAGGCGGCGGAGCTGCTGACCGCCCGTCTCGAGGCCGAGGGCAAGGAGGTCGACACGTACATCGTCGGCCGCCGCGGTCTGGCCCACTACAACTTCCGCGAGCGCAAGGTCGCGGAGTCGTGGTCGGGCTTCACCGACGAGCCCACCTACGCGGACGCGAAGAAGGTCGCGGGTCCGCTCATCGAGGCCATCGAGAAGGAGACGGCGGACGGCGGGGTGGACGAACTCCACATCGTCTACACCGAGTTCGTCTCGATGATGACGCAGACGGCCATCGACGGCCGGCTGCTGCCGCTTCGCCTCGAAGAGGTCGCGGAGGAAGCGCCCACGGGCGAGATCCTTCCGCTGTACGAGTTCGAGCCATCGGCGGAGGACGTCCTCGACGCCCTGCTGCCGCGCTACGTCGAGAGCCGTATCTACAACGCGCTGCTCCAGTCGGCTGCCTCCAAGCACGCCGCCACGCGCCGCGCGATGAAGTCGGCGACCGACAACGCGGGAGACCTGATCACCACGCTCTCCCGCCTTGCCAATGCGGCCCGCCAGGCCGAAATCACCCAGGAAATCAGCGAGATCGTCGGTGGCTCCGCAGCCCTTGCCGACGCGACCGCGGGGAGTGACAAGTAA
- the atpD gene encoding F0F1 ATP synthase subunit beta: protein MTTTSETAVATGRVARVIGPVVDVEFPVDAMPDIYNALHVEVADPANAGEKKTLTLEVAQHLGDGLVRTISMQPTDGLVRQAAVTDSGTGITVPVGDFTKGKVFNTLGEVLNTDEKYDGERWTIHRKAPRFDELESKTEMFETGVKVIDLLTPYVKGGKIGLFGGAGVGKTVLIQEMIYRVANNHDGVSVFAGVGERTREGNDLIEEMSDSGVIDKTALVFGQMDEPPGTRLRVALAGLTMAEYFRDVQKQDVLFFIDNIFRFTQAGSEVSTLLGRMPSAVGYQPNLADEMGLLQERITSTRGHSITSMQAIYVPADDLTDPAPATTFAHLDATTVLSRPISEKGIYPAVDPLDSTSRILDPRYIAADHYAAAMRVKSVLQKYKDLQDIIAILGIDELGEEDKLTVHRARRVERFLSQNTHVAKQFTGVDGSDVPLEESIAAFNAIIDGEYDHFPEQAFFLCGGIEDLKANAKELGVS from the coding sequence ATGACGACGACTTCTGAGACGGCCGTTGCCACGGGCCGCGTCGCCCGGGTCATCGGCCCGGTCGTCGACGTGGAGTTCCCCGTCGACGCGATGCCGGACATCTACAACGCCCTTCACGTCGAGGTGGCCGACCCGGCCAACGCCGGCGAGAAGAAGACGCTGACCCTGGAGGTCGCCCAGCACCTGGGTGACGGCCTGGTCCGCACGATCTCCATGCAGCCCACCGACGGTCTGGTCCGCCAGGCCGCGGTCACCGACAGCGGTACCGGCATCACGGTCCCCGTCGGCGACTTCACCAAGGGCAAGGTCTTCAACACCCTCGGTGAGGTGCTGAACACCGACGAGAAGTACGACGGCGAGCGCTGGACCATCCACCGCAAGGCCCCGCGCTTCGACGAGCTCGAGTCGAAGACCGAGATGTTCGAGACCGGCGTCAAGGTCATCGACCTTCTCACCCCGTACGTCAAGGGTGGAAAGATCGGTCTGTTCGGTGGTGCCGGTGTCGGCAAGACGGTGCTCATCCAGGAGATGATCTACCGCGTCGCCAACAACCACGACGGTGTCTCCGTGTTCGCCGGTGTCGGTGAGCGCACCCGTGAGGGCAACGACCTCATCGAGGAGATGTCGGACTCGGGCGTCATCGACAAGACCGCCCTTGTCTTCGGCCAGATGGACGAGCCCCCGGGCACCCGTCTGCGCGTGGCCCTCGCGGGTCTGACCATGGCGGAGTACTTCCGCGATGTGCAGAAGCAGGACGTGCTGTTCTTCATCGACAACATCTTCCGCTTCACGCAGGCCGGTTCCGAGGTCTCGACCCTGCTCGGCCGTATGCCCTCCGCGGTGGGCTACCAGCCGAACCTGGCCGACGAGATGGGTCTCCTCCAGGAGCGCATCACCTCGACCCGTGGTCACTCGATCACCTCGATGCAGGCGATCTACGTCCCCGCGGACGACCTGACCGACCCGGCCCCGGCCACCACGTTCGCCCACCTCGACGCGACGACGGTTCTCTCCCGTCCGATCTCCGAGAAGGGTATCTACCCGGCCGTGGACCCGCTGGACTCCACGTCCCGCATCCTGGACCCCCGCTACATCGCGGCGGACCACTACGCGGCCGCGATGCGCGTCAAGTCGGTTCTTCAGAAGTACAAGGACCTTCAGGACATCATCGCGATCCTCGGTATCGACGAGCTGGGCGAGGAGGACAAGCTCACCGTCCACCGTGCCCGTCGCGTGGAGCGCTTCCTGTCCCAGAACACCCACGTCGCCAAGCAGTTCACCGGCGTCGACGGGTCGGACGTCCCGCTGGAGGAGTCGATCGCGGCCTTCAACGCGATCATCGACGGTGAGTACGACCACTTCCCGGAGCAGGCGTTCTTCCTGTGCGGTGGCATCGAGGACCTCAAGGCCAACGCCAAGGAGCTCGGCGTCTCCTGA
- a CDS encoding F0F1 ATP synthase subunit epsilon: protein MAAELHVELVAADRSVWSGEATLVVARTASGDIGVMPGHQPLLGVLESGPVTIRTSDGGTVVAAVHGGFISFADNKLSLLAEIAELSDEIDVQRVERELERAKAEGDASAERRADVRLRAVSAR from the coding sequence TTGGCTGCTGAGCTGCATGTCGAGCTCGTCGCCGCGGACCGCAGTGTCTGGTCCGGCGAGGCCACCCTGGTCGTCGCGCGTACCGCGTCCGGCGACATCGGCGTCATGCCCGGTCACCAGCCGCTTCTCGGTGTGCTGGAGTCCGGCCCGGTGACCATCCGTACGAGTGATGGTGGAACGGTCGTCGCCGCGGTGCACGGCGGTTTCATCTCGTTCGCGGACAACAAGCTGTCGCTGCTGGCCGAGATCGCCGAGCTGTCGGACGAGATCGACGTCCAGCGCGTGGAGCGGGAGCTCGAGCGCGCCAAGGCGGAGGGCGATGCCTCCGCCGAGCGTCGGGCGGATGTCCGACTCCGGGCGGTGTCGGCGCGCTGA
- a CDS encoding DUF2550 domain-containing protein, which translates to MVLALTVCGLVVALVVVGLFVFGLRRRLIQRSGGTFDCSLRWDVPEKSDTSGKGWGYGVARYNGDRIEWYRVFSYSPRPRRVLERSAIEVAGRRAPDGEEELALLSDAIILACVHRGTRLELAMSEDALTGFLAWLEAAPPGQRVNVA; encoded by the coding sequence ATGGTCCTCGCTCTGACTGTGTGCGGATTGGTAGTGGCTCTCGTGGTGGTGGGGCTGTTCGTCTTCGGCCTCCGCCGCCGGCTCATCCAGCGTTCCGGCGGCACGTTCGACTGCAGCCTGCGCTGGGACGTACCCGAGAAGAGCGACACCAGCGGCAAGGGCTGGGGCTACGGCGTCGCCCGCTACAACGGCGACCGCATCGAGTGGTACCGGGTCTTCTCGTACTCCCCCCGCCCGCGCCGGGTGCTGGAGCGCTCGGCGATCGAGGTGGCCGGCCGGCGTGCCCCGGACGGTGAGGAGGAGCTCGCGCTGCTCTCCGACGCGATCATCCTGGCCTGTGTCCACCGGGGCACGCGGCTGGAGCTGGCGATGAGCGAGGACGCGCTGACCGGTTTCCTCGCGTGGCTGGAGGCGGCCCCGCCCGGACAGCGAGTGAACGTCGCCTGA